The window ACGGCCACATAGGCCCGGTGCCGGCGGGCCTTCTCGCCGAACAGGTGGAGGACCTCCTCCAGCGGGCGGGGCTCGGCGCGATGATAAGCCTCCAGGGAGTGGAGGTAGTAAGCGGGATAAGTGCACTCCGGCAGCAGGATGAGGTCCGGCCGGTGGCGTCCGGCCTCCTCCACGCCCTGCAACGCCCGCTCCAGGGCCTCTTCCGCCCGCTCCAGCCCGAGGGCCTCCAGCTGCACACAGGCGATCCCGAGGCGGGACATTTTCACCTCCTGCGATGCTTTGTATGTGTGGGATCTGTATGCGTGGAATCTTCGATCCGCCCCTCAACAGCCTCCTGGGTCAAGCGCTCACATCCGGGCTCGTTGGATCGGTTCCGGCGACCCGGAGAGATGCAGGCCTTCACTCCAGGATCTCATAAGGGCTTGGGGTGGGCCACTGCGGGAGCAGCCCCATCAGCATGATGCCCGCCACCACGCACAGGCGCACCGGCTCCGTCCCGGTGTTGAACACGCGATGGGCAGTGTTCTCACGGTTGTAGATGGCATCCCCGGCCTCGAACTCGTAACGCTCCCCCTCTGATTCGATGTAACCCCTGCCCTGGAGGACGAAGTAGACCTCCTCGCAGTTATGCCGGTGCAGGGGCGTGTGCGCGCCGAGATCGATCTCCACGATCCCCATAATCAA is drawn from Thermoflexus hugenholtzii and contains these coding sequences:
- a CDS encoding dimethylsulfonioproprionate lyase family protein, whose amino-acid sequence is MGGTRRVVIKPSEFLSGAPMERMPGVRDWKVIYPETGFPTKTLIMGIVEIDLGAHTPLHRHNCEEVYFVLQGRGYIESEGERYEFEAGDAIYNRENTAHRVFNTGTEPVRLCVVAGIMLMGLLPQWPTPSPYEILE